In Oxobacter pfennigii, the DNA window TGGGGAGGGTTGCAACAGGAATAGTAATGGATGTAAGCAGCAGCGATGCAATAATAATGACCAGGGATGGGGAATTCCTCAAAGTTAAAAAGCCCATCTCTCCTTTTAAAACAGGCGAAGAAATCACATCAGCAGTCATTACCACCAGAAAGTTTAATTTAATCAAATTCGCAAGCCTTGCGGCCGCACTTTTTCTTGTATTTACTCCATTTGTGTATTTTAAAGAAGCATATGCTACTGTAGCATATATCGATGTAGACATGAATCCCAGCATTGAAATGGGAATTAACAGATTCAACAAGGTTCAGGAGGTAATTGCATTAAATGACGATGCAGCAGAACTTTTAACACATATAGACATTAAGAACAAAGATATAACCGAAGCTTTGGACAGTGTCATAACCGGAGCGAAGGATAAAGGATATATAGGAAATGAAGAGGTAACAAATATAGAAATAAGCCTCATTAAAGTAAAAGACAATAAAGTGAACATTTCTGAGGAAAAACTGGCTCAATGTGCTGAAAATGCGGCATCTAAGGTTAATCTTGACGCATCGATAAAAGTGACCAATACTGAAAGAAAAAGCTCTAACGAAACTAAAAATCAAAGCACAGCTTCGAAAAAACCGTCACCAACACCTGCGAAAGCTATTGATTCAAACGTTAAAGCTGATGCAAAAACAGCAAATCAGGTTCAAGGCAAAAACATACAGGATAAAGCAGATATTACTGCGGTTCCAAGGATTGCAGATAATAAAGCTCAAGTTAACAAATATAATCCATATAATCGGGATTACAGCAAATATTCCAGCTCAGGTTCATATAGTAATCAGAATCCTTACGGAAAATTTTATGACAATAACAGATATCCCTTCTATGGCTGGGGCATGTACCCGACTGATAAAAAGGAAGCCGATTCAAAATCGACGGATAAAAAGGATAACCAGATTGACAAGAAGACCGAAAGTAATGATGCTAAGAAAACCATGCAGGATGAAAAGAAAGACACCAAAATCAATAATAACAATAAAAAGGATAATAGCAACAGCAAAAACAGCAGAACCAAGGACAGCAACAACAATAATAAAAATGACAAAAGCACATACCAGTCGCCATTGAACTTTTACAAGCCGGCTGAGGCACCTAAAAACACATGGCCAAACATGCCGGGATATATGCCAAACTACAATGTGCCGAATACTTTAAAGACCGACACGCCAAAATATAATAATATATATGACAACAATAACTATAATACCAAAAATTACGGTCAGGATAATAACAAAATCAGATCAAAAAGATAGAGTAGGATGGGCAAAACCCATCCTTACTTTATTTTAGTTTTATAGATTTTCCATCCGCTGTATTCTTTTCCCTCTGCATCTTTTTTCAAATCGATTAATATCTCATATCTCTTTTTTTCTCCGCTCTTTGGATTGCCTATCATAGCATTAACCAGAAAGTAGCATTCATCCCCTGCAGGCTCTTTATGCTGCTGCATATCCAAAAAGTCGATAATAGGAAGTGCATTTGCCGCCGCAGCTTGAGTAAAGTCCTCTATTGTTATATTTTCTTTATCATATATAAAGAGATAGGCATTTTCGTAGTTCCCAAGCCTTAACGCCTCATAATACTGCCATATTACCAACCTTTTGTCATCATCGCTGTCAATTTCGCTTTTCCATTTACCCCATTCAACTCCTGAAATATCAACCAAGGACTTACCCCTTAAAGATACGGGCGGGGTAGCCTGAAGCTCTGATATAAAATCAATATAGGAGCATATTATATCCCCATCTATACAAATTATATAAGCCTTTGTCTCAACGGCCGTTCTTTTAGTAACATCATATGGCAGCTTTTCTACAGGGTAGCTGTATAATTTGCCTTTTCTGCCACCAAGTTTTGAAATTCCAGTATTAAATAAGTCCTTAGCAAAAATATCTCTTATCTTCCAGGTTGTATCCAAAACCTTTGGAACTGTAACATCGGAACTGTAGTAAGGGCGTTTGGCATCAATTGTTATATTATATTGGGATAAAAATTCAATTCTTTGCTGGTCATTTACTTCATTATACTTGTCCGGCTTGCAGGCTGTGAAAAGATAAGCTGCTATAATAAATAAAATCAGGAATCTTTTCATTTAAGGGAGCCCCCTTATGATTTTAATTTATATATATGAGGCTTAACTTTTCACTATGACATTAAATAAGCTCATAGCACAATGGTTCTTCCATGATTTCCTTTAAATCTTTCTATAATTTTAATGACCATTATCCCGGCGGCTAACCCTAAGGAATCAATTAATACATCCTTCAATGCCGCCGTCCTTCCCGATACGAAATATTGATGAATTTCATCGGATGCGGCATATAAAACTCCTGAGCATAAGGTAATAAGGCTTAAATTTTTAAGGCAATAGCTTTTTAAAGTTTTAAAAATCAAAGCACCTAATATGAGATACTCAAAAAAATGGGCAGACTTTCTTA includes these proteins:
- a CDS encoding anti-sigma factor domain-containing protein, producing the protein MGRVATGIVMDVSSSDAIIMTRDGEFLKVKKPISPFKTGEEITSAVITTRKFNLIKFASLAAALFLVFTPFVYFKEAYATVAYIDVDMNPSIEMGINRFNKVQEVIALNDDAAELLTHIDIKNKDITEALDSVITGAKDKGYIGNEEVTNIEISLIKVKDNKVNISEEKLAQCAENAASKVNLDASIKVTNTERKSSNETKNQSTASKKPSPTPAKAIDSNVKADAKTANQVQGKNIQDKADITAVPRIADNKAQVNKYNPYNRDYSKYSSSGSYSNQNPYGKFYDNNRYPFYGWGMYPTDKKEADSKSTDKKDNQIDKKTESNDAKKTMQDEKKDTKINNNNKKDNSNSKNSRTKDSNNNNKNDKSTYQSPLNFYKPAEAPKNTWPNMPGYMPNYNVPNTLKTDTPKYNNIYDNNNYNTKNYGQDNNKIRSKR
- a CDS encoding VanZ family protein, with amino-acid sequence MKINRYLILTIIWMIIIFLFSAQRGEISDMNNSFLIEVLLKLGMADFLNIISLDKANIIIRKSAHFFEYLILGALIFKTLKSYCLKNLSLITLCSGVLYAASDEIHQYFVSGRTAALKDVLIDSLGLAAGIMVIKIIERFKGNHGRTIVL